A stretch of DNA from Coccidioides posadasii str. Silveira chromosome 4, complete sequence:
ATCCGACCTCTCCTCGGTATTCGCATTGATGAAGAGGATGTTGATCCCATCTCCAGACACCAGTTCCTACTGCGCGCATTCATAAGTGTTTCATGGATCTGGGCTAATTTTGTGTTTCTCGAATCGTGTCACGTCATTCTGGCCATTTTCTTTGTTGCCATTCTCCGTCTCGACAATCCAGAAGACTGGCCATCATTGTTCGGAAATATCGCCGATGCGTGGACTGTGCGTCGGTTCTGGGGCCGCTTCTGGCACCGCATCGCGACACCAACGCTTTCTCAGTGGACGCGAATTATCATCCAGCGAGTTCTACATCTTCAGCTCACCAGTGGTGTCGCAAAGACAGTAGAAGCTTTTGggatcttcttcttgtccGGGTTAGCCCACGCCCTGGCATCATGGCGAACGGGCGAGGGCTTTGCGCACCTTGATATATTGTTCTTCTGCGCCAATTTTGTTGTTGTCGCGGTCGAAATCCTCGTGGCAAGGCTCTGGAAATACGCAGTCAAGGGCACATGGATTGAGTTGGAGCTGCGGCGGAATTCCAAACTGCGTGTGGTGGGGAAAGTATTGGGACTCGTATGGGTTTTTTCTTGGTTTTTCTGGATGGTGCCGAGATGGTTGTATCCGAAAGCGTTGCGTTTGTCAATCAAACAGGCGTTGATGATCGAATCTCTTATGTTAAATGCGAAGTCTTAGAGTAACCGTTGAAAAGGCGCATAGTAATTGGATCCAGAATATGGAGTAGGTAGGCGTGGAGTGATTAATTGTGGAATATACCTTTCAGATTCTATTTATCAGTCTTTGTCAGCCAAAAATGGATATGTAGTTATGTAGTTACATGTTTTGGGCATAAGCATCACGACGAATTATCTGAAGTACGTGATTAAGTTTGCAATCTGTGGGCTTGGTACTTCATAATCCAATAACAGCACACATCGATGATAAAGCCATGTTCGTTGACCAGTTACTCTTTCTTTCCTCCTTTCCCAGTTAATTTTTCTTCCTGTCCAAGCATTATTTGAAACATCCCTATAGCACCAATGCCAATAATCAACAGTTCCCTAAGCCAGGGAACCTCCCTGAAGGCAATTGTCACCCAACCCAAATAAGGCACATACCCTCGCACCACGCCAACAACCTGGGTTCGGTACACATATATTTGACCAGGAGGGTACAGCGCCACATCTCTTAGCTTGCTGTTATCACCCTTGGTCATGATTAACTGTCGGCCGGTCCCACTTTGGCGAGAAGTCAGCCACCCCCAATCCCTGAAACACATGGTATCTTCTTCTGCACTTTTCGGTCTCCGAATAGAAGGCATGTCCCCcgccccgggggggggggggaatgaATAAAACTAcgaagaaataaaataggAACAAAGTTTGGCTCATACTTACTCGTACTGCACTTCCACTGCGCGATGGACCATCGGTAATGGGTTTCCCTCGAACCAAAGGACAGGGATATCTCCGACTTCCACCTGCTGAGTCCAATTCGAGAGGAAGATGATATCACCTCTCTGGAAAGCGGGTTCCATAGATCCTGAAAGGACTACCATAGCGGGATGGGAAGTGTTGGTGGCTAGACTGAGGAGTTTCCACGCCATGAACGTTGAAGCAAGGATTCTGAGCACGGGCAGGCATGATGACAGTGCGGTTCGCATGACAGTGATGCTCAAATGAAACCAGTAGGGAGTATATTCGGGGCGCTGCAGAAGTTGGAGTTGGGTCAGAAGAGATAGAAGTAATCTATATCACGATCGCAAAGACATCGGCTTGTGGGAACAATTGAGTGACCTAGTCGTCTGGATTGACAAGACTCAGGGGGGATTCCAAAACCATGGCTTTATACATCATTGATGCAGGTTCAATCAGCAATGTAAGAATGAACTCATGCAATGCGGGGGCCAAACCCCATGTGTTTGTCGGCTTAGCTACTTCTACGCATCAGTGCAGATGTGGTGCTGTGGTTGCAAGTGACAGCGGGATCTAACCTTCTGGAGATTCCTGAGTTCCTCAATCACTTTGCTACATAAATTTAGCTAGCTTCTCTAGTTAATATTTAACCAGTGAAAAAGTTTAACAAAGTGAAGATTTGAAACAGCCAAAAGTAAGCCTTAGAAGCACAGCTGAGGGATGCTACCTGGCCCCATGCATgagtaacaaaatttgattCTATCTTTAAACAAAGGCAAACCATGCGAGACATGAAACCTCTGGCATCTATTTCCGATCCAATCTCTGGCAGTGTGGCTGTTCTTTGATCATTTTCTTCCATCTACAAACTAGGTAATCCAGACCACTCGTCTTATTCATCCCACTAAAATTGAAATTGCACATGCACTTGATCTTGAATTCGTTGCAATATGACTTAGCGCGGTGCTGGAATCAGCATTCCACACTCATATGTATGCCAGGGGAAACAATTAGGCTCATAACTAACTACCAACAATTCTGCTGAGGATACAGTAGGATTGAAACCCCTCTGCGCATATAGGGTGCTAGACACCTGCTTCTATCCCCATAGTTCCTTTATTAGGTAACTTCTGGATGGCAATACTTTCGGCCCTTATCGGACAAATGTGGGACTGTGGCTATGGAGAATTTGCAGCTCCTTGAGCAGGTTGGATCCTTCGAAGGAGAATGTAgtttcatcatcatccttcGCTGAATGACAGGCATTGAAACAATCATATCGCTTTCCCCAAAAAGCCATTTTGGGAGAGAAGAGATGCCTATAAAAGGGCTGCATTTGACCCGTCTAGCTGCGAGTATTCTTgccagcaacaacagcatcGTCCGCACTCAACTCACCACTTGCAAAAGATTACTTCTCTATATACCCTCCTGTCCCCAAAATCGAACTTCGCCAGATATCCTATTCACTCTGAAATCCACTCTGAAACCGATCAAGATGAAAGCCATCACCATCGTCGCGCCCGTCCTCGCCAGTCTCGTCTTCCTTCAGGGAGTTCCCGCTCCAGTTTTGGCCGGCCTTGGCGCTGCTATAGCTGCTGGAGGTGCTGCTGGAGCGGCCGCTGGAGTGGCCGCTAGTGGAGTCAGCGCCGGTATCATTTCTGGTGTCGTCGGTGGTGTCGTTTCCGGAGGAGTTAGCGTAGGCGTCACCTGCGCAGTCACAAAGTCCTGCAAACACCGTCGTTCTGCCTACATTCACGCACGACAGATGGCCCGGGAGCTCAGAAAAGAGCTTGGTGTCCGAAGGGACGGCGCGGGCCCTGCACCTCCTGGCGTGCCTCAACATAACTGGGACGACTGCTATAATGATGCTTTGAAAGGCCACATCACAATCACTGGGCCCGTTAACGAAAAGGATATTCGAGTGGAGGGTCTGCCTACCAGCTGCATGGTACTCGCCACAGTCCTTGACGGCAACACTTCGGGAGGTCCCACACCCATTCCCTGCGGCACTTCTTGCATGGATTGGACCGGCATGACACCCGAGTACTATGAGGAAATCCGCGGTATTATCAATGCCCAAATCCTGAACCAATAGACACGGCTAGGCTTTATGACATTGTCAGACAACAAGGCTGGGGATGCAGAGAAGGCAAGATAATAGAGCTGAGTTTGCTGGAGTTGAAGATAAGAAGGAATTGAGTGAGGGTctgtttttgattttcaAAAATCCGTTTCTTGTATTTCAACCTCCCACTTGTTAATATTTAAGGGTATCTGTTCGAATTTGCAAGTCCTGTATCTAAAGAATGTTGGTTTTATTGTGAATATATATTGACAGTTTGATCTTCCACTTTTGCTTGGGAAGCTGTCACATTCCAAAGAATGGGGCATTACTATAAatgtacatatatatatatatattgccATAATAACAAAAGTGAAAATGCATTAAAGGTGAAAGCAAGTGATTAGTTTGTAATTCACACAAATGTACTGAGTACTGGGCAGCGATGCAATGTATTTGGGGGAATCAAGGTGGAACTGGGGGAGTGGCGACGCGGTTGAATAACTGACTAACTATATCCGGCTAGCTACATTATTAGTTAACGAGTTAACTAACTGTCCCTCGTGGCTTGGTAAGGCTCGGCGAACCAGCTTCCTTGCCGAGAGCTTAACTAACTTACGCTTCACCGAGTCGCCGATCGCGCCAATCTGGCATTATTCCAGGTACTTTCTTTTGCCACTCAGTCTCACTTCCTCCATGGCGAGTATAATTTCTACTCTTTTCATGTTGCTTTCTACCATGACTTGCGAACCGCCTTTTGACATGCATGCCTTATTTCAACAATTTGCTCAAACCCACTGATGAATCTGGGTTCGCGGTTGGGGAGGAGGCACTTTTCTGCCCATGTCCTCCTTAAGCGGCTCACATTTCTTCTGATGTGGTGAAGGCCATCTCTGCTGATATCAATTATGCCTGACCGAATTCTTGGATTTGCTTGATATGATGACAAAATATACCCTATAGCCACTGACATCTTAAACGCGATTCGCAAATTTTGTTGACATCCACATGCTTCCTTGGAAGATCCGGCTGGCCAAATAATAAGACTACCAGCCCTGCTTCGCAGAGCCCTGTGGATATCGTTTATTTCTCCTGGTTGCAATCACCTTCCAAACATTGAATAGATTGATTCACACAAGAAGGCTATTCTCTGACATTGTGGTTCCTCCTACTTTACATAAGATTCAGAACGATCACACATGACATTGCGATTATACATCCTAGCTTAGTCCAATA
This window harbors:
- a CDS encoding uncharacterized protein (EggNog:ENOG410PSYJ~TransMembrane:3 (o60-78i85-107o113-135i)), with protein sequence MPIKGLHLTRLAASILASNNSIVRTQLTTCKRLLLYIPSCPQNRTSPDILFTLKSTLKPIKMKAITIVAPVLASLVFLQGVPAPVLAGLGAAIAAGGAAGAAAGVAASGVSAGIISGVVGGVVSGGVSVGVTCAVTKSCKHRRSAYIHARQMARELRKELGVRRDGAGPAPPGVPQHNWDDCYNDALKGHITITGPVNEKDIRVEGLPTSCMVLATVLDGNTSGGPTPIPCGTSCMDWTGMTPEYYEEIRGIINAQILNQ
- a CDS encoding uncharacterized protein (SECRETED:SignalP(1-28)~EggNog:ENOG410PXZ8~COG:U~MEROPS:MER0015644) — translated: MRTALSSCLPVLRILASTFMAWKLLSLATNTSHPAMVVLSGSMEPAFQRGDIIFLSNWTQQVEVGDIPVLWFEGNPLPMVHRAVEVQYDGTGRQLIMTKGDNSKLRDVALYPPGQIYVYRTQVVGVVRGYVPYLGWVTIAFREVPWLRELLIIGIGAIGMFQIMLGQEEKLTGKGGKKE
- a CDS encoding uncharacterized protein (EggNog:ENOG410PSQ5~TransMembrane:4 (o65-85i139-168o258-278i299-317o)); translation: MLILPSILFMQKHTLVAKPDNTPAAASCSSVILWPNRHTISAACRIWNNPRHLKFRQPGPGSTPWRSLLFFTLRSGLKVAAIVIIDRMLVKKIQAHLFANSNVLDFTPDQLPIIRPLLGIRIDEEDVDPISRHQFLLRAFISVSWIWANFVFLESCHVILAIFFVAILRLDNPEDWPSLFGNIADAWTVRRFWGRFWHRIATPTLSQWTRIIIQRVLHLQLTSGVAKTVEAFGIFFLSGLAHALASWRTGEGFAHLDILFFCANFVVVAVEILVARLWKYAVKGTWIELELRRNSKLRVVGKVLGLVWVFSWFFWMVPRWLYPKALRLSIKQALMIESLMLNAKS